The genome window GGCGGGTCCTTTGGGGCCCGCCGTTTGCGTTTGAGGAAGCTGGCGTTCGGTCGGCCTATTGCCTGTTGGACTCTTGCGAGTTTTCCGGCACACGCCGCAGTTTTTCGAACAAGGCCAGAGCCTCGGCTGGGGGGGTGCGTTCGATGCGCCGATATTGCCGACCGTCGGGTGTTCGCTCGACCATGCCCCTGTCCACCAGTTCGCGGCGCAAGAGGGCGTGATCGCCGAAAAGATGGTGCGAGTCGAGAAAGACGCTGATTTCACGTTCGTGGAGGCTGGTACGGGCCGGAATACGCGACCACATGACCCAGAGGCAGAGCAAACATTGACTGAATTTTCCCGGCCAGCGAACTAGGCGTCCTTGA of Deltaproteobacteria bacterium contains these proteins:
- a CDS encoding DUF2087 domain-containing protein, translated to MSRTPLPLTVGDISMFAHSLRRQLNGRENTPGHVEMLNLLCKAGGFRNFQHFKSQQERLQVQETPPTAQIDVNDKKIQRVARFFDHQGRLVRWPGKFSQCLLCLWVMWSRIPARTSLHEREISVFLDSHHLFGDHALLRRELVDRGMVERTPDGRQYRRIERTPPAEALALFEKLRRVPENSQESNRQ